From Nicotiana tabacum cultivar K326 chromosome 22, ASM71507v2, whole genome shotgun sequence, one genomic window encodes:
- the LOC107804667 gene encoding ribonuclease 2, giving the protein MATPPIKAILCMQLLAIFIVAFCLIRINCSWVAEEGLLRKRSGVHQRQFDYFKLSLLWPATACRNTTRCCSSNACCRSNLPSEFTIHGLWADYNDETWPACCSGPQFDKKEISTLLKPLRKYWPSFSCEAVSNCHHGKGTFWAHEWEKHGTCSYPVVHDEYEYFLTTLNVYFKYNVTGVLFEAGYVPSNSEKYPLGGIITAIQNAFHATPELICSGDDVEELRICFYKDFQPRDCASGFIIRSDRLSSGSCPQYVSLPAYGSWRYSTVQRQFLDLSDSLTAVS; this is encoded by the exons ATGGCTACGCCTCCAATTAAAGCGATTCTCTGTATGCAATTGCTAGCTATATTTATCGTAGCATTTTGTCTTATACGAATCAACTGTAGTTGGGTTGCAGAAGAAGGATTACTACGAAAGCGAAGCGGAGTACATCAGAGACAGTTCGATTACTTCAAACTCTCTCTCCTTTGGCCAGCCACCGCTTGCCGCAATACAACTCGCTGCTGTTCCTCCAATGCCTGTTGCCG cTCGAACTTGCCATCCGAATTCACAATTC ATGGACTTTGGGCTGATTACAATGATGAAACTTGGCCTGCTTGCTGTTCTGGTCCCCAATTTGATAAGAAAGAG ATTTCAACATTGCTCAAACCCTTGAGGAAGTACTGGCCTTCTTTTAGTTGTGAGGCCGTCTCAAATTGCCATCATGGAAAAGGAACATTTTGGGCTCATGAG TGGG AAAAACACGGGACATGTTCTTATCCTGTTGTCCATGATGAGTATGAGTACTTCCTAACGACCTTGAATGTTTACTTCAAATATAATGTCACT GGAGTTCTGTTTGAAGCTGGGTATGTACCGTCAAATTCCGAGAAATATCCACTGGGAGGCATCATTACTGCCATTCAAAATGCCTTCCATGCAACTCCAGAGTTGATATGCTCGGGTGATGATGTGGAGGAACTTCGGATATGCTTCTATAAGGATTTCCAG CCTCGTGACTGTGCAAGTGGATTTATCATTAGAAGTGACAGACTCTCTTctgggtcatgtcctcagtatgTTAGCTTGCCAGCATATGGATCATGGA GGTATTCAACCGTACAAAGGCAGTTTCTTGATCTGAGCGATAGTCTGACAGCAGTTTCATGA
- the LOC107804665 gene encoding large ribosomal subunit protein uL18-like, whose amino-acid sequence MAFIKVQKTRAYFKRFQVKFKRRREGKTDYRARNRLINQDKNKYNTPKYRLVVRFTNKDIIAQIVSASIAGDMILASAYANELPRYGLEVGLTNYAAAYCTGLLLARRVLKKLEMDEEYQGNLEVNGEDYSVEPAESRRPFRALLDVGLIRTTTGNRVFGALKGALDGGLDIPHSEKRFAGFSKDSKQLDADVHRNYIYGGHVATYMKTLIEDEPEKYQSHFSEYIKKGLEADHLEEMYKKVHAAIRADPTFKKSDKHPPKQHKRYNLKKLTYEERKAKLIERLNALNSAAGNDDDDDEDDE is encoded by the exons ATG GCCTTCATCAAAGTCCAGAAGACAAGGGCATATTTCAAGCGTTTCCAGGTTAAATTCAAGAGAAGGAGAG AGGGAAAAACAGACTACAGAGCTAGGAACAGATTGATCAATCAGGACAAAAATAAGTACAACACTCCAAAATATCGTTTGGTTGTCCGATTT ACTAACAAGGACATAATTGCACAAATTGTGTCGGCTAGTATTGCTGGTGACATGATTCTTGCCTCTGCTTATGCTAATGAGCTGCCTCGTTATGGCCTTGAAGTTGGACTGACAAATTATGCTGCTG CCTACTGTACTGGACTTCTTTTGGCACGACGAGTTCTCAAAAAGCTCGAAATGGACGAGGAGTATCAAGGGAACCTTGAG GTCAATGGGGAGGATTACTCTGTTGAACCTGCTGAAAGCAGGAGGCCGTTCCGTGCTCTCTTGGATGTTGGCCTTATAAGGACTACTACTGGAAATCGTGTCTTTGGTGCTCTCAAG GGTGCGTTGGATGGTGGACTTGATATCCCTCACAGTGAGAAGAGGTTTGCTGGATTCAGCAAGGATTCTAAACAACTTGATGCTGATGTTCACCGAAACTACATTTATGGTGGTCATGTTGCTACGTACATGAAG ACTCTGATCGAAGATGAACCTGAGAAGTATCAGTCACACTTTAGTGAGTACATCAAGAAGGGTCTTGAGGCTGATCACCTCGAGGAGATGTACAAGAAAGTTCATGCTGCCATACGTGCTGATCCTACCTTCAAGAAGTCGGACAAACACCCTCCCAAGCAGCACAAGAG GTACAATCTAAAGAAGCTAACTTATGAGGAAAGGAAGGCTAAGTTGATCGAGAGGCTGAACGCCTTGAATTCAGCTGCTGGAAatgacgacgatgatgatgaggatgacgAGTGA
- the LOC107804666 gene encoding pentatricopeptide repeat-containing protein At3g02330, mitochondrial-like: protein MISKVHCPALKTLAVANQMHPNYRKTFSHIFQECAKQCTQEPGKQAHARMIISGFQPTIFVTNCLIQLYIKCSNLGYADRVFDKMPLRDTVSWNAMIFGYSMVSDMEKAKLMFDLMPERDVISWNSMISGYLQHGNYQKSIRAFMEMGRDGIAFDRTTFAVVLKACSGLEDSMLGVQVHGMVIKLGLATDVVTGSAMVDMYSKCKRLHGSICFFNEMPEKNWVSWSALIAGCVQNNEFANGLQLFKKMQKEGVGVSQSTYASLFRSCAGLSDLKLGSQLHGHALKTDFGSDVIVATATLDMYAKSNSLSDARKVFNLLPSHNLQSYNALIVGFARGDQGYEAVLVFKRLLKSYLGFDEISLSGAFSACAVFKGHLEGMQIHGVACKTPFWSNVCVANAIMDMYGKCEAPREARRLFDEMEIKDAVSWNAIIAAYEQNGHEDETLILFFRMLQARMEPDEFTYGSVLKACAARQDLNIGMVIHNRIIKSGMGLECFIGSAVIDMYCKCEKVEEAEKLHERMEEQTIVSWNAIISGFSLREQSEEAQKFYSKMLEEGIKPDNFTYATVLDTCANLATVGIGKQIHAQIIKQELQSDVFITSTLVDMYSKCGNMQDSRLMFEKAPKKDFVTWNALVCGYAQHGLGDEALQIFEKMQLEDVRPNHATFLAVLRACAHIGLVEKGLQHFNSMSNNYGLDPQLEHYSCMVDILGRAGQISEALKLIQDMPIEADDVIWRTLLSMCKMHGNVEVAEKAAKFLLQLDPEDSSSHILLSNIYADAGMWKEVAEMRKVMRYGGLKKEPGCSWIEIKSVLHMFLVGDKAHPRCKEIYENLDALIYEMKRASHILDDEFLLSCEATEDEHEYLFPECAVSCFRPI, encoded by the coding sequence ATGATTTCAAAAGTTCATTGCCCTGCACTTAAAACACTTGCAGTAGCAAATCAAATGCACCCAAACTACAGGAAAACCTTCTCTCATATATTCCAAGAATGTGCAAAACAATGCACCCAGGAACCAGGCAAGCAAGCCCATGCTCGGATGATAATATCTGGATTTCAACCCACTATTTTTGTCACTAATTGTTTGATTCAGTTGTATATAAAATGCTCCAATTTGGGTTATGCTGATAGAGTATTCGATAAAATGCCTCTGAGAGATACAGTTTCTTGGAACGCCATGATATTTGGGTATTCTATGGTTAGTGATATGGAGAAGGCAAAATTGATGTTTGATTTGATGCCTGAAAGAGATGTAATTTCTTGGAATTCTATGATCTCGGGGTATTTGCAACATGGTAATTATCAGAAATCAATTCGAGCTTTTATGGAAATGGGAAGAGATGGTATTGCTTTTGATAGAACAACTTTTGCTGTTGTTTTGAAAGCTTGTTCGGGTCTGGAAGATTCTATGTTAGGGGTGCAGGTGCATGGGATGGTGATCAAGTTGGGTCTCGCTACTGATGTGGTGACGGGGAGTGCAATGGTGGATATGTATTCAAAATGCAAGAGGTTACATGGGTCTATATGTTTCTTCAATGAGATGCCTGAAAAGAACTGGGTTTCTTGGAGCGCTTTGATTGCAGGTTGCGTTCAAAATAATGAGTTTGCTAATGGATTACAGCTGTTCAAGAAGATGCAAAAAGAAGGGGTAGGGGTGAGTCAATCTACTTATGCTAGTCTCTTCAGGTCTTGTGCCGGGTTATCTGACTTAAAATTGGGGTCTCAATTGCATGGTCATGCATTGAAAACTGATTTTGGATCTGATGTCATTGTAGCAACTGCCACATTGGACATGTATGCCAAATCTAATAGTCTGTCTGATGCTAGGAAGGTGTTCAACTTGTTGCCAAGTCATAACTTGCAATCTTATAATGCCTTAATTGTTGGGTTTGCTCGAGGTGATCAAGGATATGAAGCTGTATTAGTATTCAAGCGTTTGCTGAAGTCTTATCTTGGGTTTGATGAAATAAGCCTATCTGGTGCATTTAGTGCCTGTGCAGTTTTCAAAGGGCATTTAGAGGGAATGCAGATACATGGGGTAGCTTGTAAGACTCCCTTTTGGTCGAATGTTTGTGTTGCAAATGCCATTATGGACATGTATGGCAAATGTGAAGCACCACGTGAAGCTCGGCGTTTATTTGACGAAATGGAAATAAAAGATGCAGTGTCTTGGAATGCAATAATTGCAGCTTACGAGCAGAATGGACATGAGGATGAAACTTTGATACTATTTTTTCGGATGCTTCAGGCAAGGATGGAACCAGATGAATTCACTTATGGTAGCGTTTTAAAGGCCTGTGCGGCTCGTCAAGATTTGAACATTGGCATGGTGATTCACAATAGAATCATAAAATCAGGGATGGGGTTGGAGTGCTTCATTGGGAGTGCTGTAATAGATATGTACTGCAAATGTGAAAAGGTAGAAGAGGCAGAGAAACTTCATGAGAGAATGGAGGAACAGACAATTGTTTCTTGGAATGCAATCATATCGGGCTTCTCATTGCGTGAACAAAGTGAAGAAGCTCAAAAATTCTACTCTAAAATGCTGGAAGAGGGAATAAAACCTGATAACTTTACCTATGCAACAGTTCTTGATACTTGTGCCAATCTAGCTACTGTTGGGATAGGAAAGCAAATTCATGCTCAAATTATAAAGCAAGAATTGCAATCGGATGTGTTTATAACAAGCACTCTTGTTGACATGTACTCGAAGTGTGGAAACATGCAGGATTCCAGATTGATGTTTGAAAAAGCACCAAAAAAGGATTTTGTGACATGGAATGCTTTGGTTTGTGGCTATGCACAACATGGTCTTGGGGACGAGGCTTTGCAGATCTTTGAAAAGATGCAGCTTGAGGATGTTAGACCAAATCATGCAACTTTTCTTGCAGTCCTAAGAGCTTGTGCTCATATTGGGCTTGTTGAGAAAGGTCTGCAACACTTCAATTCAATGTCGAATAACTATGGATTGGATCCTCAATTGGAACATTACTCATGTATGGTTGACATACTAGGGAGGGCGGGCCAAATTAGTGAAGCTCTGAAGCTTATTCAGGACATGCCTATTGAGGCTGATGATGTGATCTGGAGAACTCTACTTAGTATGTGTAAGATGCATGGAAATGTGGAGGTAGCAGAAAAAGCAGCAAAATTTCTCTTGCAATTGGACCCTGAGGACTCATCTTCTCATATacttttgtcaaatatttatGCTGATGCAGGAATGTGGAAAGAAGTTGCCGAAATGAGGAAAGTGATGAGGTATGGTGGGCTAAAGAAGGAGCCAGGTTGTAGCTGGATTGAGATCAAGTCTGTGCTACACATGTTTCTTGTTGGGGACAAAGCTCATCCAAGATGCAAAGAAATATATGAAAACCTTGACGCATTGATATATGAAATGAAGCGAGCTTCTCATATACTAGATGACGAATTTTTGCTCAGCTGTGAGGCCACAGAAGACGAGCATGAATACCTGTTTCCAGAATGTGCAGTTTCTTGTTTTAGACCAATTTAG